The genomic segment GGTATAGCCATAGCTATAATAAATGTTATAGTAAAAGTAATAGCATAATTTTGTGTTCCAGTTACATTCTCAAGCCATTTGAGCATTCCATCCCATATTTCTAACATTGTAATGTTTTGTACAAATACTATACCCATAATTACAACAGCTAAAAATGCTGCATCTAATCTTGGTTTTCTTATAAACCACAATTCTTTTGTAGGTACACGCAATGATATGTTAATTGAATTGTTAGGACAATTCTTTACACAATTACCACAGAAATTACATTCTGAATTATCTTCCATAGTTTTTGGGAATTCAAACATTGGACATCCTTCTGCCCTTTCAGTTCCCTTATAACAATGTGCCGCTGTACATTTAGCACAAATATCTTTTGTTCCACGCAATTGTAGCATCCCTGCTCTAGAGTAATTTCCAGATAATCCGCCTAAGAAACATAGATATCTACACCAGGTTCTACGCTCCCAAAAAGCACCTGAGAATATTACACCAATTGTAATAAGTAGGAGTAATGTTCCTGAACCTCTAGGTGATTCAACAACTCCAAAAACGTGATCACTCCATGTAATCGCTAAGAACATTGCATCTATAAGCCATACTCCATATTTTTTCAAAAACTTAGGTACTGGCTTTTTGCTTCCTACAAATTTTTGTACCACATCACTTAATGCGCCAAATGGACATATTGAGCACCAAAATCTACCTGTTAAAAATAATAGTATAGGAAGTATAGGCCACCATAATACCCAAGTTCCTGCTGTACCAAAGTTATCGTGAGCTTCGTCAGGTCCAGTTAGTAATTCAAACACGATGAATGCAAATACTATTCCTACAAATAACTGAAATATTCCTGGATACCACTTACTTTTAATGAAGCTCTTAAGCATTTTATTATTTAATAAATTATTTCCTCTTTGCTCTTGTGATGACTTTGTTTCATCACTAAGTTTCTTGTCCAACTTTGACATTAGACTATCACCTCTATTCTTTATCTTTATTTGCTACTTTTTTTCTTTACTGCAGCTACTATGATTATTACTGCCACTATTCCTACGAATCCACCTATAACTATCCAGTTTGGTCCGCTACTAACCACATCAGCATCAAACTGTACATCCTTCTGTTCTCCATTTACCATAATGTTAGCTGTAATAACCCATTTACCTTTATCAGTGAAATTAATTTTTCCCATGTATTCACCATTTTTACTATTTTCCAATGATACTTCAATTGGTTTTTTCCCATTCATATCCATTCCCATATCAGAGTTCTTATCCATTTCTGCACTTATCTTAATATCGGCATTTTCAATTTCTTTATCATTATCATCATGTAATGTGATCATTACATCATTGTCACCTGTTTTTACTTTGTTATCTTTATTAAACGTTAATTCTGCATTTATACCATTTACACTTTTTTCTGTTCCTTTTCCCATATCCATGTTACCCATTCCATCAGCAAAAGCTGCTGTTGAAAGACCTAACGTAAGAATTAAACTTAATATTGCACCTCTAATTGTTTTCTTTTTCATTGTTTTTTTGCTCCCTTCTTTATCACGTCTAAAGACTTAATTTTTTCTTTGTTATATTTTAATTTTCTATGCTATATTTATTGTTTGCCATATTTCTTTTTCCAAAATGATACGATTAACTGATCAATCCCAATTTTATAAGTGCTTGCTCCAGCTGCCATTAAAATTATAGCTGCAGTATATAAAATTGGATTCGTACTAGTAGTTCCTGCTAATAAGTAATTTAAATTCATAAATGCTCCACCAATCAAACCTGCTATAGTAAAAGCTCCAAGGATTAAACTAATACCAACAAGAAGTTCTCCGACTGGAACTACATACGTGAATACTCCTGCATTTGGCAGAGCAACACTTTCAACAAATCTTGCATACCACCACTGTACTGATGGATGATCTCCAGTTGCTTTAGCTAAAGCTCCTTTTAAAAATCCTGTTATTGCTACACCTGATTGACTACCAACCCATGTTGGATCCTCAAGCTTTTCTATTGCTGGAACTATCCATTGATAACCTAGCCATATACGTAAAATTGTCCATACAGGAACTAAATATTTATTTCTAAAAATCCTCATTTAATGTCATCTCCCTTATGATATTTATTATGAATTTAATATTAAGCATTTTTTGTTTTCTTGTTTGAAGATTCAAGTACATAATTTAAAAGACTATTCAAGTTATCCTTATAAACTGAAGGTTCTAAATTCTTAATTGCTTGTTCAGCTTTTAAAGCAAACTCTTTAGCATCTTCAACAGTTATATTATTTTTAGTAGCGTTAGAATCACCATCTGTGCAATCATCAATGATTTGATATAACATTCCTAAATTTAGGCCGTAATTTTCCAAAGCTTCAATTTCTTCTTTTGCATTAACTATTTTTGCTCCAAGCTTACAGCAGGCAGCCATAAATGATGCAGTTTTACCTTCTATTATGTTAAAGTAATCCTGCTTTGTAATTTCATGATTTTGAGCTTGTTCAATTTCTGCAACGCACATTTTTTCAATAACTTGTGTAATTATTTCTTCTGCATCATTTGTTGGTAGTTTTAATAATATTGAAAATGCTTTAGCATAAAAGGCATCCCCTGCGAGAACCGCTACCTTTCTACCATATATATTATTTAACGTCTTTTGACCACGGCGAAATAAATCATTGTCAATTATATCGTCATGTACCAAACTAGCACTATGTATTAGCTCAATTGCTACACATAAATTAATTAATTGCATTCTCTCATCTATAGTCATTTTGGGATTTATAGCTTTAGCTGAAAGTATTACAAGGCTTGGACGAAGATATTTTCCTGGAACCTTAAAGAAATATTCAAATATCTCTTGAGTTGAGCCCGAACTAAAATCTTTTCCAATATTTTTTAAAATCATCTCAGCTTCATAAAGCTCTTTACTCACAGCATTTTTAGCTTTTATAAAATTTGACATGACCTCACCACCTCTCAATAATCTAATCTTTTAGTATAATTATTTATTTTAATCTTTATATAATTGAATTACTGTTCTTTAGAGAGTATACAAAGAACATGTGTAGAAATTATGAAGATAATTTTTTAAAAACCAAAATGTTAATTGATTCCTTACTTGTTAGATTTAATCCAAACTTAATCATTGCCATATGTAGTAGATAGTATTAAAAATATAATAAGAGCTCCAATAAAAACCAAAGTTTTATTAGAGCTCTTTAAATTTATAATATTTTACTCTTTTTTAATTCAGTTACTCACACAATTTGTTAATTCCCCTAGCTACCCTTGTACAAAATAAAATACAAATATAGATATTAGTATTAACGCAGCTAAAATAATTATTGAAGTTGTTACTTTTAATTTATTATCTTCCACATAAATCCTTTGACTTTCTGTATTTCTCTTGGCTAACAATATATAAATAGCTAACCCAATAATAACTAAAGCAAGACTTAATAAATGCGAAATTGAAAATGGTCCCCAGATAACAGGATTTATTCTAAAGAATTCTACAATACCTCTTATTAAGGCAAAAGCAATTAAGTAAATCACAAACAACTCACCTTCAAACTTTTTCTTATAGTTTCTTCTCCATAGAACTATAAATAGTATGTAATCTAAAATAAATTCATATACTTGTGCAGGATGAAGTATTTGGCCATTATAGTTAATTCCCCATAGCATTATATTTGTCATTGGTTTACCAAATACGTCACAACCTACTCTTCCTATACCTTGAGCCAATGCGATACCCACCACTGCAATATCTGCAAGTTTTAAAAATGATATCTTACTCTTAATTGAGTAAAGGTATCCTGCAAGCACGGCTGAAACAATTCCTCCATGAATAGATAACCCACCTTCATTTATTTTAAATATTTCTCCTGGATTACTAAAATAAAATGATGGATTATAAAAAAGAATATAAAATAATCTAGCTCCTAATACACCCGCTATAACAACAATAAAAATTAGATTAAATATTATGTCTTCATTTATTCCTCTTTTTTCCCCTTGCTTAATTGCAAATGCTCCGCCTGTAATTGCAGCTATTGCTATCATTAATCCAAAAAAGTATATATGTATTGGGCCAAAACTAAAAAGTTCCTTCATAAATATTAACTTCCTTCCTACAAATTTAAAATAACTATAAAACTATTTACTACACTTTTTCTTAGACTTTCTATCTTTATTACAACAACATACCACTGAAGCTTTTTTTATTACTTTGTGATAAAGAATATGCGCAACAAATAAAACCACTACTACCGTTATTGCTACTTCAATGACCATCATTCATACCTCCAACTACAATATCTTAATTTAAAATTTTATATTGTCTATTCTAATGGCTAAAAATATTAGCTTATCTAGTTAAACATTATAATAATGTAATGTGTAGATTATATGAAGAATTATATTTATTATTTATCATAAATATATTTTACCTAACAACTGCTCCTTTCATTTTAATCCTATTGTCATTACAAGTTATAACGGATAATAACTCACGATATAATATAATTTAATTTTAAAATAATAAAACTAGATTGTCCCCTATATATAATTTTGAATTCAAATTACTCCATAAAAAAACCGCATCAGATGCGGTTTTTTTAGTATATATAATTCTACTATTAAAAAATTATTTAACTCTTCTAGCTGTGATATAATCTGGTCTGCTCATTGATGATATTTTTATCACATCACCTGTTCTCGGCGCATGAATATATGTATTATTACCAACATACATACCCATGTGAGTAGGATCACCATTCTTACCAAAGAATACAAGATCACCAGGTTGCAGTGCATCTCTTGAAACTCCATAACCATCATTTATTTGGTCATAAGTTGTTCTTCCAAGGCTAATCCCAAAGTGTGCATATACATATTGTGTAAAACCAGAACAATCAAATCCTGTAGAAGGACTTGTTCCTCCCCACAGGTAAGGAGTTCCTAAGAAATTTGAAGCATATGCTATTATGTTATTATCAGAAACGGGTGCAGATTTTGCTCCTCTCGATGCATTAGTAACTCTAGGTGCTTCATTTCTTATTTTATTTACTTGATTCATAGTTGCATTTACTTGCACTTGAGATTCATCTACTTTTGATGCAAATAATTTTTCCTGATCTTTAGCCTCTTGAATAAGCTTCTTTTGATCTGCTATATTTGTATTTAGACTTGTAAGCTTGTCTTCATTTTCGCTTTTTAATGCAAGCAAATCATTATACTTAACTTCAAGAGATGTTTTTTTACTTTCTACTTCTGACTTCTTATCATTTAAATCACTTATTACTTGTTTATCAAGTCCAATTATTTTTCTAATTACTTCAGCTCTTGTTATTAAATCACTGAAACTTTCAGATTCCAATAAGATTTTTAGATAGTTAGACTGCCCATTTATGTACATAGCTCTTACTCTTTGATCTAATACATCTTGCTTAGCTTCTACTTCTTTTTCAACCTGAGTAATTTGCTTTTTTGTTATTTGGATATCGTTTTCTGCCCCAGTTATGTTCTTCTTATTTGCTTCAATCTTCATCATATAATCTTCAATTTGAT from the Clostridium beijerinckii genome contains:
- a CDS encoding 4Fe-4S binding protein, producing MSKLDKKLSDETKSSQEQRGNNLLNNKMLKSFIKSKWYPGIFQLFVGIVFAFIVFELLTGPDEAHDNFGTAGTWVLWWPILPILLFLTGRFWCSICPFGALSDVVQKFVGSKKPVPKFLKKYGVWLIDAMFLAITWSDHVFGVVESPRGSGTLLLLITIGVIFSGAFWERRTWCRYLCFLGGLSGNYSRAGMLQLRGTKDICAKCTAAHCYKGTERAEGCPMFEFPKTMEDNSECNFCGNCVKNCPNNSINISLRVPTKELWFIRKPRLDAAFLAVVIMGIVFVQNITMLEIWDGMLKWLENVTGTQNYAITFTITFIIAMAIPVALLSITGLVAKIFNKALLKENFTKYGYALIPLDMAAHIAHNLFHLLAEGKSVFYTFIELFGVEVQHTSSAILDDPTIQALQFILIGIGTLGSIYTVYKISKNNYEAKAFSTTIVYSALLILLAVVNIMLFSLPMAMRM
- a CDS encoding FixH family protein: MKKKTIRGAILSLILTLGLSTAAFADGMGNMDMGKGTEKSVNGINAELTFNKDNKVKTGDNDVMITLHDDNDKEIENADIKISAEMDKNSDMGMDMNGKKPIEVSLENSKNGEYMGKINFTDKGKWVITANIMVNGEQKDVQFDADVVSSGPNWIVIGGFVGIVAVIIIVAAVKKKSSK
- a CDS encoding DoxX family membrane protein, whose protein sequence is MRIFRNKYLVPVWTILRIWLGYQWIVPAIEKLEDPTWVGSQSGVAITGFLKGALAKATGDHPSVQWWYARFVESVALPNAGVFTYVVPVGELLVGISLILGAFTIAGLIGGAFMNLNYLLAGTTSTNPILYTAAIILMAAGASTYKIGIDQLIVSFWKKKYGKQ
- a CDS encoding polyprenyl synthetase family protein encodes the protein MSNFIKAKNAVSKELYEAEMILKNIGKDFSSGSTQEIFEYFFKVPGKYLRPSLVILSAKAINPKMTIDERMQLINLCVAIELIHSASLVHDDIIDNDLFRRGQKTLNNIYGRKVAVLAGDAFYAKAFSILLKLPTNDAEEIITQVIEKMCVAEIEQAQNHEITKQDYFNIIEGKTASFMAACCKLGAKIVNAKEEIEALENYGLNLGMLYQIIDDCTDGDSNATKNNITVEDAKEFALKAEQAIKNLEPSVYKDNLNSLLNYVLESSNKKTKNA
- the lgt gene encoding prolipoprotein diacylglyceryl transferase; translated protein: MKELFSFGPIHIYFFGLMIAIAAITGGAFAIKQGEKRGINEDIIFNLIFIVVIAGVLGARLFYILFYNPSFYFSNPGEIFKINEGGLSIHGGIVSAVLAGYLYSIKSKISFLKLADIAVVGIALAQGIGRVGCDVFGKPMTNIMLWGINYNGQILHPAQVYEFILDYILFIVLWRRNYKKKFEGELFVIYLIAFALIRGIVEFFRINPVIWGPFSISHLLSLALVIIGLAIYILLAKRNTESQRIYVEDNKLKVTTSIIILAALILISIFVFYFVQG
- a CDS encoding NlpC/P60 family protein; the encoded protein is MKKTIKTIMLATVLVMITQISAFAAPTSNQAQTQLEQNKNSLKEVQDKRHQLEASIEELDNQIEDYMMKIEANKKNITGAENDIQITKKQITQVEKEVEAKQDVLDQRVRAMYINGQSNYLKILLESESFSDLITRAEVIRKIIGLDKQVISDLNDKKSEVESKKTSLEVKYNDLLALKSENEDKLTSLNTNIADQKKLIQEAKDQEKLFASKVDESQVQVNATMNQVNKIRNEAPRVTNASRGAKSAPVSDNNIIAYASNFLGTPYLWGGTSPSTGFDCSGFTQYVYAHFGISLGRTTYDQINDGYGVSRDALQPGDLVFFGKNGDPTHMGMYVGNNTYIHAPRTGDVIKISSMSRPDYITARRVK